A region from the Desulfobotulus pelophilus genome encodes:
- a CDS encoding lipocalin family protein has product MKKLLSILSILIFNGCLGMPESVQPVTGFELNRYLGKWYEIARLDHSFEKGLTHVTAEYDLRKDGGLRVRNRGFLASENRWKEAEGKAYFVGSHSEGYLKVSFFGPFYGSYVVFGLDHENYQYAFVSGPKTNYLWLLSRTPTVEPEILKEFITMSKKGGFDTEALIFVQQN; this is encoded by the coding sequence GTGAAAAAATTGCTTTCCATTCTCAGTATTCTCATTTTTAACGGCTGCCTGGGAATGCCGGAGTCCGTGCAGCCGGTTACGGGTTTTGAGCTGAACCGGTATCTGGGGAAGTGGTATGAGATTGCCCGGCTGGATCATTCTTTTGAAAAGGGGCTGACCCATGTCACCGCTGAATATGATTTGAGAAAGGACGGTGGTCTCCGGGTTCGTAACCGGGGTTTTTTGGCATCGGAAAACCGATGGAAAGAGGCGGAGGGGAAGGCATATTTTGTGGGCAGCCATTCGGAAGGCTATCTGAAAGTCTCCTTCTTTGGTCCCTTTTATGGCTCTTATGTGGTTTTTGGACTGGATCATGAAAACTATCAGTACGCTTTTGTTTCTGGGCCAAAAACAAACTATCTGTGGCTTCTGTCCCGGACACCCACCGTTGAGCCGGAAATCCTGAAGGAATTCATCACCATGTCCAAAAAAGGTGGTTTTGACACGGAAGCTCTGATTTTTGTTCAGCAGAACTGA
- a CDS encoding CatA-like O-acetyltransferase, with protein sequence MQKIDLATYKRRGMFAAFKDRDIPFFSTSSHVDITNLKKFTDLHGCGFFLSISFLITKSVNLVPELRQRVIDGDVFEFSRVDPGYTVLLEDETFSFCDSRYFDSFDEYRRYSEAKINEVKECPDQSSGEKHHMFFITNVPWFSFTSMVHPYDKQYAYIPVLTIGKYFYEGNRLLAPIGIQVNHALVDGIHVGKFYQQLAEMCDRPERWLSVGSPQA encoded by the coding sequence ATGCAAAAGATAGATCTTGCCACCTATAAGCGAAGGGGGATGTTTGCGGCCTTCAAGGATCGTGACATTCCTTTTTTTTCAACATCGAGTCATGTTGACATAACAAATCTGAAAAAATTTACGGATCTCCATGGCTGTGGTTTTTTTCTGTCCATCAGCTTTCTGATTACAAAATCCGTCAATCTTGTGCCGGAACTGCGTCAGCGGGTCATTGATGGGGATGTATTTGAATTCAGCAGGGTGGATCCGGGCTATACCGTGCTGCTGGAGGATGAGACCTTTTCCTTTTGTGATTCCCGGTATTTTGATTCTTTTGATGAGTACCGAAGATATTCGGAAGCTAAAATAAATGAAGTCAAGGAGTGTCCCGACCAGAGTTCCGGTGAAAAGCACCACATGTTTTTTATCACCAATGTGCCCTGGTTCAGCTTTACATCCATGGTGCATCCCTATGATAAGCAATATGCATACATCCCTGTGCTTACCATTGGAAAATATTTTTATGAGGGAAACAGACTGCTGGCCCCCATAGGAATTCAGGTTAACCATGCTCTGGTAGATGGTATCCATGTCGGTAAATTTTACCAGCAACTGGCGGAGATGTGTGACCGTCCGGAGCGCTGGCTGTCTGTCGGCAGCCCTCAGGCCTGA
- a CDS encoding ankyrin repeat domain-containing protein: MGGTDWVSKGFRYLCHLALAGGMVLALFTVAIFQGSVANTGPALAYGEVAYRGAQAHGDQGLIPLRVQDALADCEQKSGLSSDDLKDTGPGLQGVIPTRQGCVGEGEYSSASALPHVREAASLPDVRLSLFADPETSIPVSGRYSRIDPLFLKIEMTGGTMPGKDEADLFFRLVRQNPEFSPPGGEGQLAPGGRTFSFPLPRTFVTTLDMEPDKVLPAGDYILTLVLRSYEDHLAGTNGGDSSHQLSIQIVKDRSELNYELLMASHDGDLKAVQKRLAEGANVHFSDGQGLTALHYAALFNHRAVMEFLLQKGAAIQAMDYRGNPPGYYLYWGYGQKAGVAARYGYREPEDKKKQRAAAQAVFREMMEGMGQGIREGLEDAARASRSPVFLPYDGLHGMPPVAGNERVAAAISKERPGTVVRYEVRLGPSDDSILEDHRGRGDHWNGYGALGWQEAQGRWPSGEVKVTIAGHTFWMAGVDAERLVAWLNGRMKPVSRDNRWDRRPGKFRWKYIQLMQWTENPATPSRVIYEGRISSTRIVIGNQGQ; this comes from the coding sequence ATGGGTGGAACAGATTGGGTAAGCAAGGGCTTCCGTTATCTGTGCCATCTGGCTTTGGCAGGTGGGATGGTGCTGGCATTGTTCACTGTCGCTATTTTTCAGGGAAGCGTTGCCAATACCGGTCCTGCCTTGGCATATGGAGAGGTGGCGTACAGGGGGGCGCAGGCTCATGGGGATCAGGGCCTGATTCCCTTGCGGGTTCAGGATGCTCTGGCTGACTGTGAACAGAAATCAGGCCTTTCTTCTGATGACTTGAAGGATACAGGTCCGGGTCTTCAGGGGGTAATTCCCACACGGCAGGGTTGCGTTGGGGAAGGGGAGTATAGTTCGGCCTCAGCGCTGCCGCATGTGCGGGAAGCGGCCAGTCTTCCGGATGTCCGACTCTCGCTTTTTGCCGATCCTGAGACCTCCATACCCGTTTCTGGGCGTTATAGCCGGATTGATCCTTTGTTTTTGAAAATTGAAATGACAGGCGGTACCATGCCGGGAAAAGATGAAGCCGATCTCTTTTTTAGGCTTGTACGGCAGAACCCCGAATTCTCACCGCCCGGTGGTGAGGGACAGCTTGCCCCCGGAGGCCGGACTTTTTCTTTCCCCTTGCCCCGTACTTTCGTCACCACTCTGGACATGGAACCGGATAAGGTTCTTCCCGCAGGGGACTATATCCTTACCCTTGTTCTGAGATCCTATGAGGATCATCTTGCTGGCACCAATGGGGGAGACAGCTCCCATCAGCTCAGCATTCAGATAGTGAAAGACCGGAGTGAGCTGAACTATGAACTGCTCATGGCTTCCCATGACGGAGATCTGAAAGCGGTTCAAAAACGGCTGGCTGAAGGGGCCAATGTTCATTTTTCCGATGGACAGGGACTGACAGCCCTCCATTACGCGGCCCTTTTCAATCATCGGGCTGTCATGGAGTTTCTGCTGCAAAAGGGTGCAGCGATTCAGGCAATGGATTACCGGGGCAATCCTCCCGGTTATTATCTGTACTGGGGATACGGACAGAAAGCCGGTGTTGCCGCACGCTACGGTTACAGGGAACCGGAGGATAAGAAAAAACAAAGGGCTGCGGCACAGGCCGTTTTCCGGGAAATGATGGAAGGTATGGGGCAGGGTATCAGAGAGGGGCTGGAGGATGCAGCCCGGGCTTCCCGCAGCCCGGTTTTTCTTCCCTATGATGGCCTGCATGGCATGCCTCCTGTTGCCGGAAATGAGAGGGTGGCAGCAGCTATTTCAAAAGAGAGGCCCGGAACGGTGGTCCGTTATGAAGTCAGGCTGGGTCCGTCAGACGATTCGATTCTGGAAGATCACAGAGGTCGGGGAGATCACTGGAATGGCTATGGGGCTCTGGGCTGGCAGGAAGCTCAGGGCAGATGGCCGTCCGGAGAGGTGAAGGTTACCATTGCAGGTCATACCTTCTGGATGGCGGGGGTGGATGCGGAGAGGTTGGTTGCGTGGCTGAACGGCCGTATGAAACCTGTTTCAAGAGACAATCGGTGGGACCGAAGGCCCGGTAAGTTCCGGTGGAAGTATATTCAGCTGATGCAGTGGACAGAAAATCCGGCCACTCCCTCCCGGGTGATCTATGAAGGCAGAATTTCCAGCACCCGCATTGTCATTGGCAATCAGGGCCAGTGA
- a CDS encoding class I SAM-dependent methyltransferase: protein MFTALEMMNQKPEPFEFYTAADLWTDAHTSERMLACHLDDSLDLSSRNAPFIRKSVEWITSVFTSKRNIALADFGCGPGLYTTPLARQGAKVTGIDFSERSIAHARKTAANEGLDIRYMVANYLDCAIEDRFDLILMIMCDFCALSPSQRKAMLKKFNSLLRPGGSVLLDVYSLKAFEEREEAVEYGPDFLNGFWSPDKYYGFLHTFTYQKEKVVLDQYTIVEAHRTRTVYNWLQYFSPEGLEKEFMESGFCIEAFYSDVAGTPFHTDSREFAVIATKR from the coding sequence ATGTTTACAGCGTTGGAAATGATGAACCAGAAGCCGGAACCATTTGAGTTTTATACGGCGGCAGATCTGTGGACGGATGCGCATACATCGGAGCGGATGCTAGCCTGCCATCTGGATGACTCCCTGGATCTTTCATCCCGGAATGCTCCCTTTATCCGTAAATCTGTGGAGTGGATTACGTCTGTCTTTACGAGTAAGAGGAACATTGCCCTTGCGGATTTCGGCTGTGGACCTGGATTGTACACAACGCCTCTGGCCAGACAGGGTGCAAAGGTCACGGGCATTGATTTTTCAGAAAGATCCATTGCCCATGCAAGAAAAACAGCGGCTAATGAGGGCTTGGATATTCGCTACATGGTGGCAAATTATCTGGATTGTGCCATCGAAGATCGTTTTGACCTGATTCTGATGATCATGTGCGACTTCTGTGCACTGAGTCCTTCGCAAAGAAAGGCAATGCTGAAGAAGTTCAACTCTTTGCTGAGACCGGGAGGCTCGGTTCTGCTGGATGTCTATTCCCTGAAGGCTTTTGAAGAACGGGAAGAGGCTGTGGAGTATGGACCGGATTTTCTTAACGGATTCTGGTCTCCGGATAAATATTATGGGTTTCTGCATACCTTTACCTATCAAAAAGAAAAGGTGGTGCTGGATCAGTATACCATTGTTGAGGCCCATCGTACGAGAACGGTGTATAACTGGTTGCAGTATTTTTCGCCGGAAGGGTTGGAAAAGGAGTTTATGGAAAGTGGTTTCTGCATAGAAGCGTTTTATTCTGATGTTGCCGGAACTCCTTTTCATACGGATTCCAGAGAATTTGCTGTGATTGCAACAAAAAGGTAG
- a CDS encoding methyl-accepting chemotaxis protein: MSVVNVANIIKNIQNRIHTFARESESIAAQTRILSINATIEAARAGEAGKSFGVVAQEIRNLASQTASNSKELRRDVEELELVKGQFEQKENMRLAEMAQALVQLIVRNLYERTADVRWWATDGALHKCLEFPDRQAIADAAARLEVINRFYTVYLNLVLVNPDGEVLACSRPGDYPHMVGSNLSRRSWVKKALATTSGDQYAVEAVFRDQSYGNRLVAVYATAVRRGGQIGGKVVGALGVYFDWETQSDSIVRNEPNLTEEEWRRTRVLLLDHNRIIIASSDAKDLMATFRLNERSGDKGYYNEGGHVIAYAKTLGYEGYDGLGWYGTIVQKTEEQA; the protein is encoded by the coding sequence GTGAGCGTTGTTAATGTTGCTAATATTATTAAAAACATTCAGAACCGCATTCATACATTTGCCCGTGAAAGCGAATCCATTGCCGCGCAGACACGCATTCTGTCAATTAATGCCACCATTGAAGCTGCAAGAGCGGGTGAAGCTGGTAAAAGCTTTGGAGTGGTTGCACAGGAAATTCGTAATCTGGCATCACAGACAGCATCCAACTCAAAGGAGTTGCGCCGGGATGTTGAGGAACTGGAATTGGTAAAGGGCCAGTTTGAACAGAAAGAAAACATGCGACTGGCAGAAATGGCGCAGGCCCTGGTGCAGCTGATTGTGAGAAATCTTTATGAACGCACAGCCGATGTCCGCTGGTGGGCAACGGATGGTGCTTTGCATAAATGTCTGGAATTTCCTGACCGTCAGGCCATTGCAGACGCAGCTGCTCGTCTGGAAGTGATTAACCGTTTTTACACCGTGTATCTGAATCTTGTGCTGGTGAATCCGGATGGTGAGGTACTTGCGTGTTCACGGCCGGGGGATTACCCCCATATGGTTGGCAGTAATCTGAGCCGTAGAAGTTGGGTGAAAAAGGCACTGGCAACCACCAGCGGAGATCAGTATGCGGTAGAAGCGGTTTTTCGGGATCAGAGCTACGGTAACCGTCTGGTTGCCGTATATGCGACTGCGGTACGTAGAGGTGGTCAAATTGGCGGCAAGGTGGTTGGGGCCTTGGGTGTGTATTTTGATTGGGAAACTCAGTCGGATTCCATTGTGAGAAATGAACCGAATCTCACAGAGGAAGAATGGAGACGAACCCGAGTATTGCTGCTGGATCATAACAGAATCATTATCGCATCTTCTGATGCTAAGGATCTCATGGCAACTTTCCGGTTGAATGAGAGAAGTGGCGACAAAGGCTATTATAATGAGGGTGGGCATGTAATTGCTTATGCGAAAACCCTTGGTTATGAGGGGTATGACGGATTAGGGTGGTATGGTACTATTGTGCAGAAAACAGAGGAACAGGCATAG
- a CDS encoding amidase, giving the protein MQQIINLSATALARAVCTRDISSTELVHACLKRIEEVNPKLNAVVELIGEKALAEAASADRALMRGEIRGPLHGIPVTIKDSLDTAGIVTTGGTKGRAGFIPEKDATVVQRLRAAGAIILGKTNTSELTLSYETDNLVYGRTNNPYDLSRSPGGSSGGAAAIVAAGGAALDIGSDYGGSLRYPAHCCGVTTIRPTSGRVPRTGHILPFGGVLDSFQQIGPIARYVKDLVLLLPLMAGPDYKDPAMVPMPLKDPEKVNPAGLRVAFHVHNGIAFPAPAIERAVRDAALFLEREGCILTEVRPDGIELSYDLMIRLLSADGGASIRRLLREAGTEEHGLPWLGLAEPVDAISRDLLMMEWSRFQSRMLHFFRDYDLILSPVNAHTAQPHGSFGAELEAFSYTMTYNLTGWPAAVVRAGTSPEGLPAGVQIIAHPWREDMALAAAGLIEKASGGFQRPVL; this is encoded by the coding sequence ATGCAGCAGATCATTAATCTATCCGCCACGGCTCTGGCCAGAGCCGTCTGCACCAGAGATATTTCATCCACAGAGCTTGTACATGCCTGCCTGAAGCGTATTGAAGAAGTGAATCCGAAGCTGAATGCTGTTGTGGAGCTTATCGGAGAAAAGGCTCTTGCTGAGGCTGCCAGTGCGGACAGAGCTCTGATGCGAGGGGAAATTCGAGGACCTCTGCATGGTATTCCCGTTACCATAAAAGACTCTCTGGATACGGCAGGCATAGTGACCACAGGTGGGACAAAGGGCAGGGCGGGCTTCATTCCGGAAAAGGATGCAACGGTTGTTCAGCGCCTGCGGGCGGCCGGTGCCATTATTCTTGGCAAGACTAACACGTCTGAGCTTACCCTTAGTTATGAAACGGATAATCTCGTTTACGGTCGTACAAACAACCCCTATGATCTTTCCCGTTCCCCGGGGGGAAGCAGCGGCGGGGCGGCGGCCATAGTGGCTGCCGGGGGCGCTGCTCTGGATATCGGCAGTGATTATGGAGGCAGTCTCCGGTATCCGGCCCATTGTTGTGGTGTTACCACCATTCGGCCCACTTCGGGACGCGTGCCGCGTACGGGGCATATTCTGCCCTTTGGTGGTGTGCTGGATTCTTTTCAGCAGATAGGCCCCATAGCCCGGTATGTAAAGGATTTGGTTTTGCTGCTGCCTCTGATGGCAGGGCCTGACTACAAAGACCCTGCCATGGTTCCCATGCCATTGAAAGATCCGGAAAAAGTGAACCCTGCGGGGCTCAGGGTGGCCTTTCATGTGCATAACGGCATTGCTTTTCCTGCTCCTGCAATAGAAAGGGCTGTTCGTGATGCCGCCCTTTTTCTGGAGCGGGAGGGCTGTATTCTTACGGAAGTGCGTCCGGATGGCATTGAACTCTCTTATGATCTCATGATCCGGCTTTTATCCGCTGACGGAGGGGCTTCCATACGGAGGCTGCTGCGGGAGGCGGGAACGGAAGAGCATGGTCTGCCATGGCTTGGGCTTGCAGAGCCTGTGGATGCCATCAGCCGTGATTTGCTTATGATGGAATGGAGCCGGTTTCAAAGTCGTATGCTGCACTTTTTCAGGGATTATGATCTGATTCTCAGCCCTGTGAATGCCCATACGGCTCAGCCCCACGGATCTTTTGGGGCGGAACTGGAGGCTTTCAGTTACACGATGACCTATAACCTGACAGGATGGCCTGCGGCTGTTGTACGTGCAGGGACATCACCGGAAGGGCTTCCCGCAGGTGTGCAGATTATAGCCCATCCATGGCGGGAAGACATGGCACTGGCTGCTGCCGGTTTGATTGAAAAGGCCTCCGGCGGATTTCAACGGCCAGTGTTATGA
- a CDS encoding GNAT family N-acetyltransferase yields the protein MVTIRSLQKGDQCAVMALAREVEPFFGRMAGVSEFEDGIRACLENGNGLCCEGPDGLEGVIITDKNTNAIEWFVVGSRSRGKGRGRLLLEGALSQLDRERDLTVQTFASHVPEGMAARSLYMKMGFTDFRDAGKNPAGVDTVLMVRKGWAKGSFEDEVINE from the coding sequence ATGGTGACAATCCGAAGTTTACAAAAAGGTGATCAATGCGCCGTCATGGCTCTTGCGAGGGAAGTGGAGCCGTTTTTTGGAAGAATGGCGGGAGTCAGTGAATTTGAAGATGGCATCCGTGCCTGCCTGGAAAACGGGAATGGCTTGTGCTGTGAAGGTCCGGATGGCCTTGAGGGAGTGATCATCACAGACAAAAATACCAATGCCATTGAGTGGTTTGTCGTTGGCAGCCGCAGCAGGGGAAAAGGAAGGGGACGGCTTCTTCTGGAAGGGGCGCTGTCCCAGCTTGACAGGGAAAGGGATCTCACGGTTCAGACCTTTGCTTCCCACGTCCCTGAAGGGATGGCCGCAAGGTCTCTCTATATGAAAATGGGCTTTACGGATTTCAGGGATGCTGGAAAGAACCCGGCGGGTGTGGATACGGTTCTGATGGTCAGGAAAGGATGGGCAAAGGGTTCTTTTGAAGATGAGGTCATCAATGAGTAG
- the blaOXA gene encoding class D beta-lactamase, with protein MSRILARILCLILSGSLYAHAEDTALAELFHGRNIAGTLVISSQDGETVYVHNNERARTPCLPASTFKVLHTLIAMEEGVVADEREMLPWDGKHRGPASWNRDQSMETAFALSCVWFFQRLAERMDPEIYADYLKKTGYGNAQAGPDVRSFWLDGDLRISAMEQIDFLKGFHARRYPFNMASYDLVERLMLVDQGETAIIRAKTGWVQKGQPEIGWYVGYVETSDNVWFFAMNMDIHQPGESRFRQIITMEALTSKGILADASMQ; from the coding sequence ATGAGTAGAATCCTTGCAAGGATCCTTTGTCTGATTCTGAGCGGAAGCCTGTATGCCCATGCGGAAGATACTGCTTTGGCGGAACTGTTTCACGGCCGGAACATTGCAGGTACTCTGGTCATCAGTTCTCAGGATGGCGAGACAGTCTACGTTCATAATAACGAGCGCGCCCGCACGCCCTGTCTGCCCGCATCCACCTTTAAGGTGCTCCATACCCTCATTGCCATGGAAGAGGGTGTGGTGGCAGATGAAAGGGAAATGCTGCCATGGGATGGAAAGCACAGGGGCCCCGCTTCATGGAACAGGGATCAGTCCATGGAGACGGCTTTTGCCCTATCCTGCGTGTGGTTTTTCCAACGGCTGGCAGAGCGTATGGATCCTGAAATATATGCAGATTATCTGAAAAAAACGGGGTATGGCAATGCACAGGCAGGCCCGGATGTCCGTAGTTTCTGGCTGGATGGGGATCTTCGGATCAGCGCCATGGAGCAGATTGATTTTCTGAAGGGGTTCCATGCAAGGAGGTATCCTTTCAATATGGCATCCTATGATCTGGTGGAAAGACTGATGCTTGTGGATCAGGGTGAAACGGCCATTATCCGCGCAAAGACAGGCTGGGTCCAGAAGGGACAACCGGAGATTGGCTGGTATGTGGGCTATGTGGAAACATCCGACAATGTGTGGTTTTTTGCCATGAATATGGATATTCATCAGCCCGGAGAAAGCCGTTTCCGACAGATTATCACCATGGAGGCCCTGACGTCCAAAGGGATACTGGCTGATGCAAGTATGCAGTGA
- a CDS encoding ATP-binding protein: MYIKHQDNPDIPKTESNFSKLFLRFFFSIFVTVMITALSLQYGFNSLIQVFMKDAINTYYQDLVRGSFHIMEKDILQQPEAFWPEYMESLQPFFGYPISIHTAESLHLTPQEREELLAGRILVQEKGELYHKKIENSTAILTMGKFQEPNIFIPLNILVWIAFILGFGSMTLIWTYPYARKLKKINHAVLAFGAGDLGSRVRIPKTSSLAPMAMAFNAMADKITRLIASHRELIHAISHELRTPAARIRFGLEILRTAERDTDRRRYTDGMQGDVDEMERLLSELLTYTRLNGTTPALQMQEGEPGPWLIKILKDFKTMHPDITLDWKLEQKGTTSFEPFYMARAVKNLLENAVRYGRNAIFVHLLFEKGVCCIHVDDNGSGIAPEDRGKIFEPFVRLDPSRSRETGGHGLGLAIVFNIMASHGGKVCIETASMGGARFSLCWPSSKKSSSPA, from the coding sequence ATGTACATCAAGCATCAGGACAACCCGGACATCCCGAAAACAGAATCCAATTTCAGCAAACTGTTCCTCCGTTTTTTTTTCTCCATTTTTGTCACTGTAATGATCACGGCCCTCAGCCTGCAGTACGGCTTCAACTCCTTGATCCAGGTTTTCATGAAAGATGCCATCAACACCTATTATCAGGATCTGGTGAGGGGCTCCTTTCACATAATGGAAAAAGATATCCTCCAGCAGCCGGAAGCTTTTTGGCCAGAATATATGGAAAGCCTCCAGCCTTTTTTCGGGTATCCCATTTCCATCCATACCGCAGAATCTCTTCATCTGACTCCACAGGAAAGGGAAGAGTTGCTCGCGGGTCGCATTCTTGTGCAGGAAAAGGGCGAGCTCTACCATAAAAAAATCGAAAACAGTACCGCCATCCTCACCATGGGCAAATTTCAGGAACCCAACATTTTTATTCCCCTCAACATACTGGTCTGGATCGCCTTCATCCTTGGCTTTGGTTCCATGACCCTGATCTGGACCTACCCCTACGCCCGCAAACTCAAAAAAATCAACCATGCCGTTCTTGCCTTTGGCGCAGGAGACCTCGGCTCAAGAGTCCGTATTCCCAAAACATCCTCTCTCGCTCCCATGGCAATGGCCTTCAATGCCATGGCAGATAAAATAACCCGGCTCATTGCATCCCACAGGGAACTGATTCATGCCATTTCCCATGAACTCCGCACACCTGCGGCACGTATCCGCTTCGGACTGGAAATACTCCGGACAGCAGAAAGGGATACGGACAGGCGTCGCTACACCGACGGCATGCAGGGAGATGTGGACGAAATGGAAAGGCTGCTTTCAGAACTGCTAACGTATACGAGACTCAACGGTACAACCCCGGCCCTTCAGATGCAGGAGGGAGAACCCGGGCCATGGCTTATCAAGATCCTGAAGGACTTTAAAACCATGCATCCGGATATTACGCTGGACTGGAAACTGGAACAGAAGGGAACAACCTCCTTTGAACCTTTTTACATGGCAAGGGCTGTGAAGAACCTTCTGGAAAATGCCGTCCGCTACGGTCGCAATGCCATCTTCGTTCACCTTCTCTTTGAAAAAGGAGTGTGCTGCATCCACGTTGATGACAACGGCAGCGGTATCGCCCCGGAAGACCGGGGGAAAATTTTTGAGCCGTTTGTACGGCTCGACCCCAGCAGAAGCCGGGAAACCGGTGGCCATGGCCTCGGGCTTGCCATCGTTTTCAACATAATGGCAAGCCATGGCGGAAAGGTCTGCATCGAAACCGCTTCCATGGGAGGTGCCCGTTTCTCACTCTGCTGGCCCTCATCCAAAAAGTCATCATCTCCAGCTTAA